The Streptomyces achromogenes genome window below encodes:
- a CDS encoding GntR family transcriptional regulator, with protein sequence MAEQLAALADDRALLGRTSTAERVSDILRSRIAEGYFPPGTRLSEDSIGGALGVSRNTLREAFRLLTHERLLVHELNRGVFVRVLTVQDVEDIYRTRALVECAVVRGLGEPPYALEALRAAVTEGQVATLENDWKGLGTANFHFHRELVALAESARTDELMRSVFAELRLAFHLVEDPRRLHEPYLQRNRQILQALEAGDRAEAERLLEVYLADSLQRVVEAYRRRVGEEPPHDDRGPLAAS encoded by the coding sequence ATGGCAGAGCAGCTGGCCGCACTGGCCGACGACCGCGCCCTCCTGGGCCGTACGAGCACGGCCGAGCGGGTGTCGGACATCCTCAGGAGTCGCATCGCCGAGGGCTACTTCCCGCCGGGCACACGGCTCTCGGAGGACAGCATCGGCGGGGCGCTGGGGGTCTCCCGCAACACGCTGCGCGAGGCGTTCCGGCTGCTCACCCATGAGCGCCTGCTCGTCCACGAGCTGAACCGGGGGGTGTTCGTCCGGGTCCTGACCGTGCAGGACGTCGAGGACATCTACCGCACCCGCGCGCTCGTCGAGTGCGCCGTCGTCCGGGGGCTGGGCGAGCCCCCGTACGCGCTGGAGGCCCTGCGGGCGGCGGTCACCGAAGGGCAGGTGGCGACCCTCGAGAACGACTGGAAGGGACTGGGCACCGCCAACTTCCACTTCCACCGGGAACTGGTGGCCCTGGCCGAGAGCGCACGCACCGACGAGCTGATGCGCAGCGTCTTCGCCGAGCTGCGCCTGGCCTTCCACCTCGTCGAGGACCCGCGCCGGCTGCACGAGCCCTACCTCCAGCGCAACCGCCAGATCCTGCAGGCCCTCGAGGCCGGCGACCGCGCCGAGGCGGAGAGGCTGCTCGAGGTGTACCTCGCCGACTCGCTCCAGCGGGTGGTCGAGGCCT
- a CDS encoding MFS transporter produces the protein MSTTPPSPVPAADALDTTAEHSPDDGAFAWLRALGPRGRRAFAGAFGGYALDSYDYFTLPLSMVALAAYFGLDSAQTGLFTTVTLVASAVGGAAAGVLADRIGRVRALMITVITYAVFTVACGFAPSYETLLVFRSLQGLGFGGEWAVGAILVAEYASAKHRGRTLGAIQSSWAVGWGLAALAYTLVFSFVGDDMAWRIMFWTGALPALLVVWMRRRVKDAPQAEAARARSADKGSFPAIFRGPLLRTTVFAGLLSTGVQGGYYTLATWVPTYLKSERGLSVVGTGGYLTFLISGAFLGYLTGGYLTDRLGRRRNIWLFALLSAVCILAYANIPSGADTLLLVLGFPLGFCMSAIFSGFGSYLSELYPTALRGTGQGFTYNTGRAVGAVFPTTVGFLADSWGVGGALVFGAIGYAIAALALLGLPETRGKELE, from the coding sequence ATGAGCACGACTCCTCCCTCACCGGTCCCAGCCGCCGACGCCCTCGACACCACCGCCGAACACTCCCCCGACGACGGGGCGTTCGCCTGGCTGCGGGCGCTCGGACCGCGCGGCAGGCGCGCCTTCGCCGGCGCGTTCGGCGGCTACGCCCTCGACTCCTACGACTACTTCACGCTGCCGCTGAGCATGGTGGCGCTGGCGGCGTACTTCGGTCTGGACAGCGCTCAGACGGGCCTGTTCACCACCGTCACGCTGGTCGCCTCCGCCGTCGGCGGCGCCGCCGCGGGCGTACTGGCCGACCGGATCGGCCGGGTCAGGGCGCTGATGATCACGGTGATCACCTACGCCGTCTTCACCGTCGCCTGCGGCTTCGCGCCCAGCTACGAGACGCTGCTGGTCTTCCGCTCCCTCCAGGGCCTCGGCTTCGGCGGCGAGTGGGCGGTCGGCGCGATCCTGGTCGCGGAGTACGCGAGCGCGAAGCACCGGGGCCGCACCCTCGGCGCGATCCAGAGCTCCTGGGCCGTCGGCTGGGGCCTCGCGGCGCTGGCGTACACGCTCGTCTTCTCGTTCGTCGGCGACGACATGGCCTGGCGGATCATGTTCTGGACGGGCGCGCTGCCCGCCCTGCTCGTGGTGTGGATGCGGCGCCGGGTGAAGGACGCGCCGCAGGCCGAGGCCGCACGCGCGCGGAGCGCCGACAAGGGCTCGTTCCCGGCGATCTTCCGGGGGCCGCTGCTGCGGACGACGGTGTTCGCCGGACTGCTCTCGACCGGTGTGCAGGGCGGCTACTACACGCTGGCGACCTGGGTGCCGACCTACCTGAAGTCGGAGCGCGGTCTGTCGGTGGTCGGCACCGGCGGCTATCTGACGTTCCTGATCTCCGGTGCCTTCCTCGGCTACCTGACCGGCGGGTACCTCACCGACCGGCTGGGCCGGCGTCGCAACATCTGGCTGTTCGCCCTGCTGTCGGCGGTGTGCATCCTGGCGTACGCGAACATCCCGAGCGGCGCGGACACCCTGCTGCTCGTGCTCGGCTTCCCGCTCGGGTTCTGCATGTCCGCGATCTTCAGCGGCTTCGGGTCGTATCTGAGCGAGCTGTATCCGACCGCCCTGCGCGGCACCGGTCAGGGCTTCACCTACAACACCGGCCGCGCCGTGGGCGCCGTCTTCCCCACGACGGTCGGGTTCCTGGCCGACAGCTGGGGTGTGGGCGGCGCGCTGGTCTTCGGCGCGATCGGGTACGCCATCGCCGCCCTGGCGCTGCTGGGGCTGCCGGAGACGCGTGGAAAGGAACTGGAGTGA
- a CDS encoding putative hydro-lyase, whose protein sequence is MNRPALTREHRPPSAADRPVTLSEEHAHAWSPAAARARFRAGLAGPTAGVAAGHTQANLISVPADWAYDMLLFCQRNPKPCPVLDVTDAGSFTTVLAEGADLRTDLPRYRVWEDGELVDEPTDVRAYWRDDLVSFLIGCSFTFEWALSESGVPIRHVEQGRNVPMYVTSRECRPAGRLHGPLVVSMRPVPPRHLATAIRESGLLPAVHGGPVHCGDPSGLGVVDLGRPDFGDAVDAEPDDIPVFWACGVTPQAAVMASRPPFALTHAPGQMFLTDARDEQYRVA, encoded by the coding sequence GTGAACCGACCTGCCCTCACGCGGGAACACCGTCCGCCGAGCGCCGCGGACCGTCCCGTCACCCTCTCCGAGGAGCACGCGCACGCGTGGAGCCCCGCCGCGGCCCGGGCCCGCTTCCGGGCGGGCCTGGCGGGCCCCACGGCCGGGGTCGCGGCCGGGCACACCCAGGCCAACCTGATCTCGGTGCCGGCGGACTGGGCGTACGACATGCTCCTGTTCTGCCAGCGCAACCCGAAGCCCTGTCCGGTCCTCGACGTCACGGACGCCGGCTCCTTCACGACGGTCCTCGCCGAGGGCGCGGACCTGCGCACCGACCTGCCGCGCTACCGGGTGTGGGAGGACGGGGAGCTCGTCGACGAACCGACGGACGTGCGCGCGTACTGGCGCGACGACCTGGTGTCGTTCCTGATCGGTTGCAGCTTCACCTTCGAGTGGGCCCTGTCCGAATCCGGCGTCCCGATCCGGCACGTCGAGCAGGGGCGGAACGTTCCGATGTACGTGACGAGTCGTGAGTGCCGCCCGGCGGGCCGGCTGCACGGGCCCCTGGTGGTGTCCATGCGGCCGGTGCCGCCGCGGCACCTGGCGACGGCGATCCGGGAGAGCGGTCTGCTCCCGGCGGTGCACGGCGGCCCCGTGCACTGCGGTGATCCTTCGGGGCTGGGCGTCGTCGACCTCGGCCGTCCCGACTTCGGCGACGCGGTGGACGCCGAGCCGGACGACATCCCGGTGTTCTGGGCCTGCGGCGTCACCCCGCAGGCCGCGGTCATGGCGTCGCGCCCGCCCTTCGCCCTCACCCACGCCCCGGGACAGATGTTCCTCACCGACGCCCGCGACGAGCAGTACCGCGTGGCCTGA
- a CDS encoding LamB/YcsF family protein: MTATTAIDLNADLGEGFGRWQLTDDERLLSVVTSANVACGFHAGDAVTMRRVCSLAVERGVTIGAQVSYRDLAGFGRRAMDVPSAELAAEVAYQIGALEVFARAAGARVAYVKPHGALYNRVVHDEEQAGAVVEGVLLADAALPVLGLPGSRLLELARSAGLPAVPEAFADRAYTEQGTLVPRGRAGAVVTDPDAVVARSVSLARLGRVVSGAGTEIDVRARSLCLHGDTPGAVDLALRVRRGLEESGVRVEAFA; the protein is encoded by the coding sequence ATGACCGCGACGACCGCGATCGATCTGAACGCCGACCTCGGCGAGGGCTTCGGCCGCTGGCAGCTGACCGACGACGAGCGGCTTCTGTCCGTCGTCACCAGCGCCAACGTGGCCTGCGGCTTCCACGCCGGCGACGCGGTCACCATGCGGCGGGTGTGTTCACTGGCCGTCGAGCGGGGGGTCACCATCGGGGCCCAGGTCTCCTACCGGGACCTGGCCGGTTTCGGGCGGCGCGCGATGGACGTGCCGTCCGCCGAACTGGCCGCCGAGGTGGCGTACCAGATCGGCGCCCTCGAGGTGTTCGCCCGGGCGGCGGGCGCGCGCGTGGCGTACGTGAAACCGCACGGCGCGCTCTACAACCGGGTCGTGCACGACGAGGAACAGGCCGGCGCGGTGGTCGAGGGAGTGCTCCTCGCCGACGCCGCGCTGCCCGTCCTCGGGCTGCCCGGCTCCCGGCTGCTGGAGCTGGCCCGCTCGGCGGGGCTGCCGGCCGTCCCGGAGGCCTTCGCCGACCGCGCGTACACCGAGCAGGGCACGCTCGTGCCGCGTGGGCGTGCCGGGGCCGTGGTCACCGACCCGGACGCCGTCGTCGCGCGGTCGGTGAGCCTGGCTCGCCTCGGCCGGGTCGTCTCCGGGGCGGGGACCGAGATCGACGTCCGCGCGCGTTCCCTGTGCCTGCACGGGGACACGCCCGGTGCGGTGGATCTGGCGCTGCGGGTGCGGCGCGGGCTCGAGGAGTCGGGCGTGCGGGTGGAGGCCTTCGCATGA